The following are from one region of the Sphingopyxis sp. MWB1 genome:
- the murA gene encoding UDP-N-acetylglucosamine 1-carboxyvinyltransferase yields MDQIVIRGGQRLSGRIPISGAKNAALTLLPCALLTDEPLTLRNLPRLADVDGFGHLLNQLGCSTTIEGSRPEDFGRVMTARATTLTSTVAPYDIVRKMRASILVLGPLLARAGEATVSLPGGCAIGNRPIDLHLKALEAFGAEIELASGYVKASAPGGRLAGGKFTFPVVSVGATENAVMAAVLAKGTCVLENAAREPEIVDLCNCLAAMGAQIDGIGTETLTIEGVDRLHGATYRVMADRIEAGSYACAAVITQGDVELVGAKASEMEATLAGLREAGATVEPTKTGLRVAMSGRAEPITLSTAPYPGFATDMQAQFMAMATLGKGASLFTETIFENRYMHVPELARMGCDIQVKGRTAVVRGVDSLVGAPVMATDLRASMSLIIAGLAAEGETQVNRVYHLDRGYERLEEKLQAVGADIERISAG; encoded by the coding sequence ATGGATCAAATCGTCATTCGCGGCGGCCAGCGCCTGTCGGGCCGCATCCCCATCTCCGGTGCCAAAAACGCCGCCCTCACCCTGCTCCCCTGCGCGCTGCTCACTGATGAGCCGTTGACGCTGCGCAATCTGCCGCGCCTCGCCGATGTTGACGGCTTTGGCCATTTGCTCAACCAGCTTGGTTGCTCGACCACGATCGAGGGGTCGCGCCCCGAAGATTTCGGGCGGGTGATGACCGCGCGCGCGACGACGCTGACCTCAACGGTCGCGCCTTATGACATTGTTCGCAAGATGCGCGCGTCGATCCTCGTCCTCGGCCCGCTGCTCGCGCGCGCGGGCGAGGCGACGGTCAGCCTTCCCGGCGGCTGCGCCATCGGCAACCGCCCCATCGACCTGCATCTGAAGGCGCTCGAAGCCTTTGGAGCGGAGATTGAACTGGCATCGGGCTATGTGAAGGCAAGCGCGCCCGGCGGGCGGCTGGCGGGGGGCAAATTCACCTTCCCGGTCGTTTCGGTCGGCGCCACCGAAAATGCCGTGATGGCGGCGGTGCTCGCCAAGGGCACCTGCGTGCTCGAAAATGCCGCGCGCGAGCCTGAAATCGTCGACCTGTGCAACTGCCTTGCCGCCATGGGCGCGCAGATTGACGGCATTGGCACCGAAACGCTGACCATCGAAGGCGTCGACCGGCTGCACGGCGCCACCTATCGCGTCATGGCCGACCGGATCGAGGCGGGCAGCTATGCCTGCGCCGCCGTCATCACCCAGGGTGATGTCGAACTGGTCGGCGCCAAGGCAAGCGAAATGGAGGCAACGCTCGCCGGCTTGCGCGAGGCCGGCGCGACGGTCGAGCCGACCAAGACGGGCCTGCGCGTCGCCATGTCGGGCCGCGCCGAACCCATCACCCTGTCCACCGCGCCCTATCCGGGCTTTGCCACCGATATGCAGGCGCAGTTCATGGCGATGGCGACGCTGGGCAAGGGCGCGTCGCTGTTCACCGAAACCATCTTTGAAAACCGCTATATGCATGTGCCCGAACTCGCGCGCATGGGCTGCGACATTCAGGTCAAGGGCCGCACCGCCGTCGTGCGCGGGGTCGACAGCCTGGTGGGCGCGCCGGTGATGGCGACAGACCTGCGCGCGTCGATGAGCCTGATCATCGCGGGACTCGCCGCCGAAGGCGAAACGCAGGTCAACCGCGTCTATCACCTCGACCGCGGCTATGAGCGGCTGGAGGAAAAGCTGCAGGCCGTCGGCGCCGATATCGAGCGGATCAGCGCGGGTTGA
- a CDS encoding phasin family protein, with product MNDSVKNFTEEAKNRAEALTAEFNERAKEAMAKSTKLAEEALEFNKANVEALVEAGKVAAKNMEVLGQEGVTFARKSFEETTAALKSYTSVKSPTEFFQLYAENSKKAFDNAVAQASKTSELFVKMSNDSFAPISNRVSVITSKMKTA from the coding sequence ATGAACGACAGCGTCAAAAATTTCACCGAAGAAGCCAAGAACCGCGCCGAAGCGCTGACCGCCGAATTCAACGAGCGCGCCAAGGAAGCCATGGCGAAATCGACCAAGCTTGCCGAAGAAGCCCTTGAATTCAACAAGGCCAATGTCGAAGCGCTGGTCGAAGCCGGCAAGGTGGCAGCCAAGAATATGGAAGTTCTGGGCCAGGAAGGCGTGACCTTCGCGCGCAAGAGCTTTGAAGAAACGACCGCCGCGCTGAAAAGCTACACCAGCGTCAAGTCGCCGACCGAATTTTTCCAGCTTTATGCGGAAAACAGCAAGAAGGCATTCGACAATGCGGTGGCTCAGGCTTCGAAGACGAGCGAATTGTTCGTGAAGATGAGCAACGACAGCTTTGCGCCGATCTCGAACCGCGTTTCGGTGATCACGTCAAAGATGAAAACGGCCTAA
- a CDS encoding Lrp/AsnC family transcriptional regulator yields MDSKDYQIIGTLMRDGRLSNQDLAAQVNLSPSPCLRRVRLLEEAGVITGYTALVDQKALGFPITVFVGIKLSRHDKVTVQGFESAIGAIDEIIDCFLMTGEIDYLLRVVARDLDGYEHFVREKLHAIEGIASIDTSLAYGVVKQGHSLPLTPRP; encoded by the coding sequence GTGGACAGCAAGGATTATCAGATTATCGGCACATTGATGCGCGATGGTCGGCTGAGCAACCAGGATCTCGCCGCACAGGTCAATCTCTCACCCTCCCCCTGTTTGCGGCGTGTTCGCTTGCTGGAGGAAGCGGGGGTGATCACGGGTTATACGGCGCTGGTCGATCAAAAGGCGCTGGGCTTTCCTATCACTGTCTTTGTCGGAATCAAACTCAGCCGCCACGACAAGGTCACGGTGCAGGGATTTGAATCCGCAATCGGGGCGATTGACGAGATTATCGATTGCTTCCTGATGACGGGGGAGATCGACTATCTGCTCCGCGTCGTGGCGCGCGATCTCGACGGCTATGAGCATTTTGTGCGCGAAAAACTGCACGCCATCGAGGGTATCGCCTCGATCGACACCAGCCTGGCCTATGGCGTGGTCAAACAGGGACATTCCCTGCCCTTGACGCCCCGCCCCTGA
- a CDS encoding class I poly(R)-hydroxyalkanoic acid synthase: protein MDNTRQDAGQESDTDLLTAAAYFPSPDDLDHWAEVMTRAQRMMIDHLAATAEQAGKAAERLPALDPSTWLQNPVTQLWAEQNAKMWEQGLAFWSSLATAQPLFAPQAASQEGIAAPPRDKRFADPDWTQNPVFAMIRQTYGMMTDQLLQSTQRVEGLDEAARARLEFAARNIADALSPTNLALTNPEVIRRAVETRGESLLKGLSHMLGDLARGQLSHVDPDAFEVGVNIATTPGKVVHETDLYQLIHYQPVTDEVLAAPLIIFPPWINRFYILDLNPAKSFVKWALEQGVSVFMVSWKSADETMADVVWDDYVAAQVDAIDTVRDLLDVPAVHCIGYCVAGTTLAATLAMLAAKDEADKVQSATFFTAQVDFEKAGELKLFVDDAYLALLQQLSAQGYLDGRYMAATFNSLRARDLIWNYVVNNYLLGNDYPSFDLLYWNGDVTNLPARWHQQYLTDLYRDNRMVSPGSLSVCGTPIDLRQIRTPAYIQAGKEDHIAPLASVWRLMDNLSGPRHFLLAGSGHIAGVVNPPAANKYQYWTGDNEAATLDEFLASAKETKGSWWPHWIEWLRGQSDTMVPVKGARIPGKGKKKAIEDAPGRYVKQR from the coding sequence ATGGATAACACACGGCAAGATGCAGGACAGGAAAGCGATACCGACCTGCTGACCGCCGCCGCCTATTTCCCTTCGCCGGACGATCTCGACCATTGGGCTGAGGTGATGACTCGCGCGCAGCGGATGATGATCGACCATCTCGCCGCCACCGCAGAACAGGCAGGGAAAGCGGCGGAAAGGTTGCCCGCCCTCGATCCGTCAACCTGGCTCCAGAATCCCGTCACCCAGCTTTGGGCCGAACAGAACGCCAAAATGTGGGAACAGGGCCTTGCCTTCTGGTCATCGCTTGCGACCGCCCAGCCCCTTTTTGCTCCGCAAGCAGCTTCGCAAGAAGGCATCGCCGCGCCGCCGCGCGACAAGCGCTTCGCAGACCCCGACTGGACGCAAAATCCGGTCTTTGCGATGATCCGTCAAACTTACGGTATGATGACCGATCAGCTACTCCAAAGCACGCAGCGGGTCGAAGGGCTGGACGAGGCTGCCCGCGCCCGCCTCGAATTTGCCGCGCGCAACATCGCCGACGCGCTGTCGCCGACCAATTTGGCGCTGACCAATCCCGAAGTGATCCGCCGCGCGGTGGAAACGCGAGGCGAAAGCCTGCTGAAAGGTCTGAGCCATATGCTCGGCGATCTGGCACGCGGGCAGCTGAGCCATGTCGATCCCGATGCCTTTGAAGTCGGCGTCAATATCGCCACCACCCCCGGCAAGGTAGTCCACGAAACCGACCTTTATCAGCTGATCCATTATCAGCCTGTGACCGATGAGGTGCTGGCGGCGCCGCTGATCATCTTTCCGCCGTGGATCAACCGTTTCTATATCCTCGACCTCAATCCGGCGAAAAGCTTCGTCAAATGGGCGCTCGAACAGGGCGTGTCGGTGTTCATGGTTTCATGGAAATCCGCCGACGAAACGATGGCCGATGTCGTGTGGGACGATTATGTCGCCGCGCAAGTCGATGCCATCGACACGGTGCGTGACCTGCTGGACGTCCCCGCCGTGCATTGCATCGGCTATTGCGTCGCGGGCACGACGCTGGCTGCGACCCTCGCCATGCTTGCCGCCAAAGACGAAGCGGACAAAGTCCAATCGGCGACCTTTTTCACCGCACAGGTGGATTTTGAAAAAGCGGGGGAGCTGAAACTATTCGTCGACGATGCCTATCTGGCGCTGCTCCAGCAATTGTCGGCGCAGGGCTATCTCGACGGGCGCTATATGGCGGCGACCTTTAACAGCCTGCGCGCGCGCGACCTGATCTGGAATTATGTCGTCAACAATTACCTGCTGGGCAATGATTATCCGTCTTTCGACCTGCTGTACTGGAATGGCGATGTCACCAATTTGCCCGCGCGCTGGCACCAGCAATATCTGACCGACCTGTATCGCGACAATCGCATGGTGAGCCCTGGCAGCCTGTCGGTATGCGGCACCCCGATTGATCTGCGCCAAATCCGTACGCCTGCCTATATTCAGGCGGGGAAAGAGGATCACATCGCCCCGCTCGCCAGCGTCTGGCGGCTGATGGACAATTTGTCGGGGCCGCGCCATTTTCTGCTCGCGGGATCGGGGCATATTGCCGGCGTGGTCAATCCCCCCGCCGCGAACAAATATCAATATTGGACCGGCGATAATGAGGCGGCCACACTCGACGAGTTTCTGGCCAGCGCAAAGGAAACCAAGGGGAGCTGGTGGCCGCACTGGATCGAATGGCTTCGCGGACAATCCGACACGATGGTCCCGGTGAAGGGCGCACGCATCCCCGGCAAGGGGAAGAAAAAGGCGATTGAGGATGCCCCCGGCCGCTATGTCAAGCAGCGGTAA
- a CDS encoding methionine gamma-lyase gives MPSIPLSGFASRAIHAGYDATAHEGALVPPLHLSSTFTFETAEAGAEIFAGERPGYFYSRIANPTLDLLETRMATLEGAEAAVATASGMGAIAGVLWTFLKPGDEVIVDKTLYGCTFAFMRHGLARFGIKITHVDMTDPDNLRAAIGKDTRIVYFETPANPNMRLVDIGAISAIAHDHGARTVVDNTYATPVLTQPIMLGADIVVHSATKYLGGHGDLVGGIALGRAEDMQQVRLVGIKDMTGAIMAPFNAMLVLRGLKTLKLRMAEHSRSAGLVAEALAAHPAVAAVHYPGLASFAQHDLARRQMPGFGGMIAFELHGGYAAGVAMMNRLQLVQRAVSLGDAESLIQHPASMTHSTYSEEERREHGIANGLVRLSVGLEEVEDILADLMQALEQVAAPVTAHA, from the coding sequence ATGCCGTCGATACCGCTTTCGGGTTTTGCCAGCCGCGCCATTCATGCCGGCTATGATGCGACCGCTCACGAAGGGGCGCTTGTTCCTCCGCTCCACCTGTCCTCCACCTTCACCTTTGAAACGGCAGAGGCGGGGGCCGAGATTTTCGCGGGTGAACGGCCGGGCTATTTTTACAGCCGCATTGCCAATCCGACGCTCGACCTGCTCGAAACGCGCATGGCTACGCTGGAAGGTGCCGAAGCGGCGGTCGCGACCGCATCGGGCATGGGGGCGATTGCGGGTGTGCTCTGGACCTTTCTGAAGCCGGGTGACGAGGTGATCGTCGACAAGACGCTCTATGGCTGCACCTTTGCCTTCATGCGTCACGGCCTCGCGCGTTTCGGGATAAAGATCACCCATGTCGATATGACCGATCCCGACAATCTGCGCGCTGCAATCGGCAAGGATACGCGCATCGTCTATTTCGAAACGCCCGCCAATCCCAATATGCGCCTCGTCGATATCGGCGCCATTTCGGCGATCGCGCATGACCATGGCGCGCGCACGGTGGTCGACAATACTTATGCGACCCCGGTGCTAACCCAGCCGATCATGCTAGGGGCGGATATCGTCGTCCATTCGGCGACCAAATATCTGGGCGGCCATGGCGATCTGGTGGGCGGTATCGCGCTGGGACGCGCGGAGGATATGCAGCAGGTGCGGCTCGTCGGGATCAAGGATATGACCGGCGCGATCATGGCGCCGTTCAACGCGATGCTGGTGCTGCGCGGCCTGAAGACACTAAAGCTGCGCATGGCCGAGCATAGCCGGTCGGCCGGTTTGGTGGCAGAAGCGCTGGCCGCGCATCCGGCGGTGGCAGCGGTCCATTACCCGGGGCTGGCGAGCTTTGCTCAGCATGATTTGGCGCGGCGGCAGATGCCGGGCTTTGGCGGCATGATCGCCTTTGAACTGCACGGCGGCTATGCGGCCGGGGTGGCAATGATGAACCGGTTGCAGCTGGTACAGCGCGCGGTATCGCTGGGCGATGCCGAAAGCCTGATCCAGCATCCCGCCAGCATGACCCATTCAACCTATAGCGAAGAGGAGCGCCGCGAACATGGCATCGCCAACGGGCTTGTTCGCCTGTCGGTCGGGCTGGAGGAAGTGGAGGATATCCTCGCCGATCTGATGCAGGCGCTGGAACAGGTCGCCGCCCCGGTTACCGCCCATGCCTGA
- a CDS encoding DMT family transporter, producing the protein MSSLRPLAAALWSRAYILLAMTALFWAGNSIVGRAARDLVPPVALSFWRWTFALLLLLPLAWPHLKRDWPVLRRHWPVMLALGMMGIGAFNTLLYTGLQDTTAINAMLIQAGQPPLILLVGVLAMKDRTHAAQIAGVLVSLIGVLVVIARGDLASLLALRLNGGDAIIAVAVVIWACYSVLLRRRPPVHPLSFLAASMMIGLAVIAPFYAAELSSGRAIVPGWRSGMAIAYVSIFPSFLAYLFFNRGVELIGSTATGHFMNMMPLMGAGLAMLFLGERLHLFHIAGLALVVGGLLIATRAAPAPGIAAEGARPPGGA; encoded by the coding sequence ATGTCGAGCCTGCGTCCTCTCGCCGCCGCGCTTTGGTCGCGGGCCTATATCCTGCTGGCGATGACCGCCCTGTTCTGGGCAGGAAATTCGATCGTCGGGCGCGCCGCACGCGATCTGGTGCCCCCCGTCGCCTTGTCTTTCTGGCGCTGGACCTTTGCCCTTCTCCTCCTGTTGCCGCTGGCCTGGCCGCACCTCAAGCGCGACTGGCCGGTGCTGCGGCGCCATTGGCCGGTCATGCTCGCGCTGGGCATGATGGGCATCGGGGCCTTTAATACCCTCCTCTATACCGGGTTGCAGGATACGACCGCGATCAATGCGATGCTGATCCAGGCGGGCCAGCCGCCGCTGATCTTGCTCGTCGGCGTGCTGGCGATGAAGGACCGCACCCATGCCGCGCAAATCGCCGGCGTGTTGGTGTCGCTGATCGGGGTGCTGGTGGTGATAGCGCGCGGCGACCTCGCCAGCCTGCTCGCGCTGCGTCTGAACGGCGGCGATGCCATTATCGCCGTCGCGGTGGTGATATGGGCCTGCTATTCGGTGCTGCTCCGCCGCCGCCCGCCGGTGCACCCGCTGAGTTTTCTCGCCGCCTCGATGATGATCGGCCTTGCCGTCATTGCACCTTTTTACGCAGCGGAGCTATCGAGCGGGCGGGCGATCGTGCCGGGTTGGCGAAGCGGGATGGCCATTGCCTATGTTTCGATCTTTCCTTCGTTCCTCGCCTATCTATTCTTCAATCGCGGGGTCGAGCTGATCGGATCGACCGCGACCGGCCATTTCATGAACATGATGCCGCTGATGGGCGCGGGGCTGGCAATGCTGTTTCTGGGCGAGCGATTGCATCTGTTTCATATCGCCGGGCTGGCGCTGGTCGTCGGCGGGCTGCTCATTGCCACGCGCGCCGCGCCCGCGCCCGGCATTGCAGCAGAAGGCGCGCGGCCCCCCGGCGGAGCGTGA
- a CDS encoding LL-diaminopimelate aminotransferase, whose protein sequence is MSDDEFYRIKRLPPYVIAEVNAMRAAARAAGEDIIDLGMGNPDLPPPQHVIDKLCEVAAKPDAHGYSQSKGIPGLRRAQANYYARRFNVELDPESEVVVTMGSKEGLASLATAITGPGDVVLAPNPSYPIHTFGFIIAGATIRSVPTTPDEAYWRALDRAMAFTVPRPSILVVNYPSNPTAEAVDLAFYERLVAWAKENKVWVLSDLAYSELYYDGNPTPSILQVPGAKDVAIEFTSMSKTYSMAGWRMGFAVGNKRLIAAMTRVKSYLDYGAFTPIQAAACAALNGPQDIVERNRELYQKRRDVMVESFGRAGWDIPSPPASMFAWAPLPPALKDMGSLEFSKQLLTHAKVAVAPGVGYGEDGEGFVRIAMVENEQRIRQAARNIKKFLSMHGINAGSASAAGGRG, encoded by the coding sequence ATGTCAGACGATGAATTCTATCGCATCAAGCGCCTGCCGCCCTATGTCATCGCCGAAGTGAATGCGATGCGAGCGGCGGCGCGCGCGGCGGGAGAGGACATTATCGACCTGGGGATGGGCAACCCCGACCTGCCGCCGCCCCAGCATGTCATCGACAAATTGTGCGAAGTCGCGGCCAAGCCCGACGCCCATGGCTATTCACAGTCAAAGGGCATTCCGGGGCTGCGCCGCGCGCAGGCCAATTATTATGCCCGCCGCTTCAATGTCGAACTCGACCCCGAAAGCGAAGTGGTGGTGACCATGGGGTCAAAGGAAGGGCTGGCGAGCCTCGCCACCGCGATCACCGGCCCCGGCGATGTCGTGCTGGCGCCGAACCCCAGCTATCCCATTCACACCTTTGGCTTCATCATCGCGGGCGCCACGATCCGCAGCGTGCCGACGACTCCCGACGAGGCCTATTGGCGCGCGCTCGATCGCGCCATGGCCTTCACCGTCCCGCGTCCGTCGATCCTCGTCGTCAATTACCCGTCGAACCCGACGGCCGAGGCCGTCGATCTCGCCTTCTACGAACGGCTGGTGGCCTGGGCGAAGGAAAACAAGGTCTGGGTCCTCTCGGACCTTGCCTATTCCGAGCTTTATTATGACGGCAATCCGACGCCTTCGATCCTGCAGGTGCCCGGCGCAAAGGATGTCGCCATCGAATTTACCTCCATGTCGAAAACCTATTCGATGGCGGGGTGGCGCATGGGCTTTGCGGTCGGCAACAAAAGACTGATCGCGGCGATGACGCGGGTGAAATCCTATCTCGACTATGGCGCTTTCACCCCGATTCAGGCTGCCGCCTGCGCCGCGCTCAACGGGCCGCAGGACATTGTCGAGCGCAACCGCGAACTTTATCAGAAGCGGCGCGATGTCATGGTCGAAAGCTTTGGCCGTGCCGGATGGGACATTCCCAGCCCGCCCGCGTCGATGTTCGCCTGGGCGCCCTTGCCGCCCGCGCTCAAGGATATGGGCAGCCTTGAATTTTCCAAGCAATTGCTCACCCATGCCAAGGTCGCGGTCGCGCCCGGCGTGGGCTATGGCGAGGATGGCGAGGGTTTCGTCCGCATCGCCATGGTGGAAAATGAGCAGCGCATTCGTCAGGCCGCGCGCAACATCAAGAAATTCCTGTCGATGCACGGCATCAACGCGGGTTCCGCATCGGCGGCGGGCGGCCGGGGATAA
- the clpS gene encoding ATP-dependent Clp protease adapter ClpS — protein sequence MFPVTFPSFIRAMADKDDDAPGNPGVGLATRPRTKAKKPSMYKVLLLNDDYTPMEFVVMVLQRFFNMDIEQATQVMLHVHQQGVGVCGVFSYEVAETKVNQVMDAARQHQHPLQCTLEKA from the coding sequence ATGTTTCCAGTCACCTTTCCCTCATTCATCCGCGCCATGGCGGACAAGGATGATGACGCGCCGGGCAATCCCGGTGTCGGCCTTGCGACGCGTCCCCGTACCAAGGCGAAGAAACCGTCGATGTACAAGGTGCTGCTGCTCAACGACGATTATACCCCCATGGAATTTGTCGTCATGGTGCTGCAGCGTTTTTTCAACATGGATATCGAACAGGCGACGCAGGTGATGCTGCACGTGCATCAGCAGGGCGTCGGCGTGTGCGGCGTGTTCAGCTATGAAGTGGCCGAAACCAAGGTCAATCAGGTGATGGACGCGGCGCGGCAGCATCAGCACCCGCTGCAATGCACGCTGGAAAAGGCCTGA
- a CDS encoding spinster family MFS transporter, translating into MNDKYAPIEGIRSPTENDVSASTRTMLWILLIVYIFNFLDRQIVNILAEPIKADLNLSDTQLGLLAGPAFAVFYALLGIPIARYADREGTNRVRLIALALAIWSAMTAVCGLAQNFVQLLFARIGVGVGEAGCTPAAHSLISDSVPAEKRSSAIAFYGMGVPIGSLLGLIIGGIVNDLYGWRIALMLVGAPGLLLALILLLVLRDPRLSRPQEIAKAAADAAPAQLSTREAMGEILGSRAFVYILIAASVTAFLSYGKALWTVSFFIRSHGFSTTEAGLSMAVVLGLAGVAGTWLGGKSADLLGKRDKKHILTLPAYGMAIAAPLLFLGYYMEEWWVAVALLIVPTVLNTAYYGPTYACVQGLVRPQGRAVAASIMLFGQNLIGLGFGPFLFGVLSDLLAPTYGQESVRYVLYGAAWLGLIPAFFFWRASLRLKDELKSG; encoded by the coding sequence ATGAACGATAAATACGCCCCCATAGAGGGCATAAGGTCGCCGACCGAAAATGATGTTTCCGCCAGCACCCGCACGATGCTGTGGATCCTGTTGATCGTCTATATTTTCAATTTCCTTGACCGCCAAATCGTCAACATATTGGCTGAACCGATCAAAGCCGATCTTAACCTCAGCGATACACAGCTGGGTTTGCTGGCCGGCCCGGCTTTTGCGGTTTTTTATGCGTTGCTGGGCATTCCCATCGCCCGCTATGCCGACAGGGAAGGGACGAACCGCGTCCGGCTGATCGCGTTGGCTCTCGCCATCTGGTCGGCGATGACGGCCGTTTGCGGCCTTGCTCAGAATTTCGTGCAATTGCTGTTTGCGCGCATCGGTGTCGGTGTTGGCGAAGCGGGTTGCACCCCGGCGGCGCATTCGCTGATCAGCGACAGCGTTCCGGCAGAAAAACGGTCCTCGGCCATCGCTTTTTATGGCATGGGCGTGCCCATCGGATCGCTGCTCGGCCTAATCATCGGCGGGATCGTCAATGATCTTTATGGGTGGCGCATCGCTTTGATGCTTGTCGGCGCACCGGGCCTGTTGCTTGCGCTGATCCTGCTCCTTGTGCTGCGCGACCCGCGCTTGAGTCGTCCACAGGAAATTGCCAAGGCGGCGGCGGACGCCGCCCCTGCGCAGCTTTCGACGCGGGAGGCCATGGGAGAGATCCTTGGTTCGCGTGCTTTCGTGTATATTCTGATTGCTGCGTCCGTCACCGCTTTTCTAAGCTATGGCAAGGCGCTCTGGACGGTCAGCTTCTTCATCCGCAGTCACGGTTTTTCGACGACCGAGGCCGGGCTGTCGATGGCGGTGGTGCTGGGGCTGGCGGGGGTTGCTGGAACCTGGTTGGGGGGGAAGTCCGCCGACCTGTTGGGCAAGCGGGATAAAAAGCATATTCTCACCCTGCCTGCTTATGGCATGGCAATTGCGGCGCCCTTGCTCTTCCTCGGCTATTATATGGAGGAATGGTGGGTCGCGGTAGCGTTGCTGATCGTGCCGACGGTGCTCAACACCGCTTATTATGGTCCCACCTATGCTTGTGTGCAGGGACTGGTGCGTCCGCAGGGACGAGCCGTCGCGGCGTCGATCATGTTATTCGGCCAAAATCTGATCGGCCTCGGCTTTGGCCCCTTCCTGTTCGGTGTGCTGTCCGATCTGCTGGCGCCAACCTATGGGCAGGAAAGCGTCCGCTATGTTCTTTATGGCGCGGCGTGGCTGGGGCTGATCCCGGCTTTCTTCTTCTGGCGCGCCAGCCTGCGGCTCAAGGATGAATTGAAAAGCGGCTAG
- a CDS encoding DUF2721 domain-containing protein codes for MSLDASAIAQTIQLSVTPVFLLVATGSLLNVLTGRLSRVVDRSRVLMDRWAETEGAEHEKVVAELRWADRRMDVINNSIGTAVACGIVVCVLVALLFTQAFTGLNLAVAASWAFALAMLLLLVSLILFLVEVRMAIRAIHVPMELMEVEEMGWQRRQRRR; via the coding sequence ATGTCGCTCGACGCGAGCGCGATTGCGCAGACGATCCAGCTGTCGGTCACGCCGGTTTTCCTGCTGGTGGCGACCGGCAGCCTCCTCAATGTGCTTACGGGCCGGTTGTCGCGGGTCGTCGACCGCTCGCGCGTGTTGATGGACCGCTGGGCGGAGACCGAGGGCGCCGAGCATGAAAAGGTGGTCGCCGAATTGCGCTGGGCCGACCGGCGCATGGATGTGATCAACAATTCGATCGGCACCGCGGTCGCCTGCGGCATCGTCGTCTGTGTGCTCGTCGCGCTGCTTTTCACGCAGGCCTTTACCGGCCTCAATCTCGCGGTCGCCGCCTCCTGGGCCTTTGCGCTCGCCATGCTCCTGCTGCTTGTCTCGCTCATCCTCTTCCTTGTCGAGGTCCGCATGGCCATCCGCGCCATCCACGTCCCGATGGAGTTAATGGAAGTGGAAGAAATGGGCTGGCAACGCCGCCAACGCCGCCGCTGA